A window of Syngnathus typhle isolate RoL2023-S1 ecotype Sweden linkage group LG9, RoL_Styp_1.0, whole genome shotgun sequence genomic DNA:
GCCAACCGGTTGAGCGGCTAGTTTCTTTCCGGttacaattaaatgttttatcaaatTGCTCATGTGTGAGCCCTTGACAGTTTTCCCTCTTAAAATAAATTCGCTAAGCGCCGTCCACCTTACATCTTCCGCCGATAATTTTTTCAGCACATAGGTGGCGTTGCGGCGATAACGTGGACCAATCGTATCCAAAATATCAGCCCAATCTTCATCTGTCACCTTTTTGGCCATTTTCCTTTCCCcctttgcttaaatcgcattttctcgacgagctgagcaatttttctgaatggtgccgctcccgtcactctggttaggttggcatagaaaaaagcgctctcgggtgcttcagagtgccgagtttatcactgcgcatgaagaaatgaccacctacaacgtttggtttatgttttattaggttttttaatttttttgcttaaatcgcattttctcgacgagctgagcacgttttctgaatggtgcctctcccgttattctggttaggttggcatagtaaaaagcgctcttgtgtgcttcagagtgccgagtttatcaccgcgcatgaagaaatgaccaccggcaacgtttggtttatgttttataagcatttttaattttattgcttaaatcgcattttctcgacgagctgagcacgttttctgaatggtgcgtctcccgtcactctggttacgttagcatagaaaaaagcgctcttgggtgcttcagagtgccgagttcatcactgctcatgaagaaatgaccacctacaacgtttggttcatgttttataagcatttttaattttatttcttaaatcgcattttctcgacgagctgagcactttttctgaatggtgccgctcccgtcactctggttaggttggcatagaaaaaagcgctctcaggtgcttcagagtgccgagtttatcactgcgcatgaagaaatgaccacctgcaacgtttggtttatgttttataagcatttttaattttattgcttaaatcgcattttctcgacgagctgagcactttttctgaatggtgccgctcccgtcactctggttaggttggcatagaaaaaagcgctctcgggtgcttcagagtgccgagtttatcactgcgcatgaagaaatgaccacctgcaacgtttggtttttgttttataagcattttattgcttaaatcgcattttctcgacgagctgagcactgtttctgaatggtgccgctcccgtcactctggttaggttggtatagaaaaaagcgctctcgggtgcttcagagtgccgagtttatcactgcgcacgaagaaatgaccacctgcaacgtttggttcatgttttataagcattttgaattttattgcttaaatcgcattttctcgacgagctgagcactttttctgaatggtgccgctcccgtcactctggttaggttggcatagaaaaaagcgctcttgggtgcttcagagtgccgagtttatcactgctcatgaagaaatgaccacctacaacgtttggtttatgtttcataagcattttttattttattgcttaaatcgcattttctcgacgagctgagcacgttttctgaatggtgcgtctcccgtcactctggttacgttggcatagaaaaaagcgctctcgggtgcttcagagtgccgagtttatcactgcttgttaagtattattgtttaagtccgcccttagactcactgtgtgtattaaggtaccaattctgtttacctttttgtttgttataTACGGTAATGACGTCACTACATTGATGCTACCGGGGAAGAAAGTCCTGTGACAACGGACATGCGGATTGGTGTATTGGGATTGACTGACGGAGAAGTTGTTGCGTTTAGCGCCAGTGAGCTTGTAAAATAAATACGCTGTGTTTTCAGCAGACAAAGGAACCACGCATCGtcctacttttctccaccacgcAGAGACCGGAAAGAGTCACCgctgcacaccatttatttggtgaagaaaaaggaacacccccctttttcactttgcaggttatgggcccagagAAGGTTTGGAAATGAGCTAACGCTAGCATCGGTAAGAAGACTGGAAAAAGTTACCGCGAAGTATACACGTGAAACTTGTGTCAAGCTAACAAGAAAGCTATCCATGTACCAACCACCTGGAAATAAGTGGACGTGTTTAGATTCCCGGAAGAAGTGAAACGTGAGTCGCCATATTTGCATGTTGTAAATGCTAAAGAAGCAAACAACCTAGCTTAGCAAGTGAAAAGTATTTTAGCAAGCTAGAGTGAACGTGGCGCGTcaacaacaagaagaaaaatggcAAGCACAACAGCAGGAATCATTGCAGCACAGATGTTATTCGACGGTTCAGAAGATAAATATAAACTTTGGGAAACAAGATTCCTGGGACACTTGCACATCCGTAAGTTAAAAAGGACAATTTTGAATGAGCCCGCAACCGACACCAGTGAAGAGGAATTAGCCCAAGATGTAGCTAAAAACGCTGACTGTTATGCAGAGCTGATAAGGCTGTTAGACGACAAAAGCTTATCACTTATCAGACATGATGCAGCTGATGATGGCAGGAAAGCCTTGAAAATGCTCAGAGAACATTATTCAGGAAAAAGCAAGCCAAGAGTCACAAACTTGTATACCTCGTTGACCAGACTGAacatgacaggtaacgagagtgtaacagactatatgataagggcaGAAAACCTGATTACTGCTCTGAGAGATGCAGGTGAGACTATGAGTGATGGATTGACcatagcaatggtgttaaatgGCCTACCTGATTCTTTCAAGCCACTAGCCGTacatgtaaaacaaaatgaagataCAGTTACATTTACCGATTTCAAGAGAAGGCTACGGATTTATGAAGAAACCGAGAGGATGAAACTAATAGAGTCTGCAGATAATGTGATGAAAACTTGTGTGAAGCCAAGCCGAGGCTCCACTAAAAAGCACATCAGCAACAGAAACGGTGAAGATTCTGCTGACCTGACATGCTACAGATGTGGAACAAAAGGGCACAAGTCAAGAGGATGTACCAGAAAAGTTTGGTGCAGGTACTGCAACAGCAACACGCATCAAGAGTCCATATGCAGGAAAAGGAGGACTCAAGATGGAGCGAGACAAATCGCAGAAGGAGAGACTGGTAACCAAGATCAACTTTTCAAAGCCGAGCACATGAAAAAGAAGAGACTGTCAGATAAcgtgaagatgaaaggcatcatGGTGGACGGGGGAGCTACATCTCACATTGTGAATGACATCCAGACGTTCACCAGCTTCGATGAGTCATTCAAGCCTGAGTCTCATTCAGTGGAACTAGCCGACGGGACCAAGTGCAGTGGAATAGCACAACGCAGAGCAACAGCGGTGATCTACCTATGTGACGATGCCGGGCGCCAGCAGACAGCGCAGCTGAGAGAGGCGTTGTACATGCCCTCATATCCTCACAACATCTTTTCGGTGGCAAGAGCAACAAATGGAGGAGCGACTATCACCTTCAAGAAAGGAGACAGTCACGTAGTTACCAAAGACGGCAGCAGGTTTGACATCCATGAGAGTGGTAACTTGTTTTATCTGCCAaccattgaaaataattttattgataaatgtaaacaatgtgTGAGTCATGATGTGCAAACTTGGCACGAGATTTTTGGGCATTGTAACTACGATGATGTACAAAGATTACAAGGTGTAGTGAAAGGTATGGAGATAAAAGGCAGTGCAGTAAAACCTGCATTCTGTGAGGTATGCACACAGGGAAAATTCACCCAGACAAGGAACAGAGAGCCAGATAGTAAAGCTAAAAAGCCTTTAGATCTAGTGCACACTGACCTAGCAGGTCCCATGCGGACACCAAGCATAGAAGGGCACAGATATGCACAGTCTTTCACCGGCATAACCAGTCTGCGGTTCTTAGCAGACATAGCACCTTATGGGGAAGTAAAATGTATCCGTTCAGATAACGGGACTGAGTTCACAAGTCGAGACTTCCAGACATTGTTGAGGATAAATAGGATTAAACACGAGACGTCTGCACCATATTCTCCccaccaaaacggtacagcagaAAGAGGGTGGAGAACACTGTATGATATGGGCAGGTGTTTTCTCATAGAGAGTAAGCTACCAGATACGCTGTGGAACTACgctatccaaacagcagcttacGTGTGAAACAGATGTTACAATAGACGTACAAAGAAAACGCCATACGAACTGTTAAACGGCAGGGAACCAAATGTATCCAAACTACAAAAATTTGGATCTGTATGTTTTGCTTACAAACAAGAGAAAGGCAAACTAGAGTCAAGGTGCGAGCAGGGTGTGTTCGTAGGTTATGGCAAAAACAGCCCAGCTTACCTGGTGTATTATCCAGATACAGAGAAGGTTCAGAAGCATAGATTGGTGAAATTCACCCAAGCAGCCAAAGAGAAGGAAACACAAACACCTGAGTCACATACAGGATGTAATGACATAGAGGTACATCCCAGGGTCAACAAGGATGAAAATGTTGATGATGAATGCGTGTATGTGCCAGATGATTGTACCCAAAGTGATGTTTCCAAAGCTCTACCTGACATGACTGAACGTACACCACGGGGTAGAGCTGCTGAGACTGAGATTAGAAGGAACCCACCGAGAAACAGGAGACTTCCAAGCCACCTACAGGAGTTTGAGACCGAGGACACGGTTGACAAACTGATAACATGCGTGGACTTTTGTTACAAAGCCGTATGCAACATTCCTCAAACCTACCAGGACGCCATAGTGTCATCCAAGTCAAAGCAGTGGAAAAATGCAATGGACGAGGAGATGAGATcactggaggaaaacaagaccttcaccctcacccagttgccaccGGGTAAACAGGCAGTGGGTGGTAGGTGGGTCTATGCACTCAAGAGTGACATTGATGGATCAGACAAGTACAAGGCAAGATTTGTGGCAAAAGGCTACAGTCAGAGACAAGGGACTGACTATGAGGAAACATTCTCACCTACAGCCGACATGACAAGTGTGCGAATAATGATGCAAAAAGCGGCGCAAGAAGATCTTATTCTACACCAGATGGACGTTAAGACATCTTATTTGTATGCACCAATTGACTGTGAGATATATCTGGAGCAGCCACAAGGTTATGAAAAAGAGTCTGAAAATGGTGAAAAAATTGTATgtaaattgcacaagtctctttATGGtttaaaacaatcaggcaggAACTGGAATGTGATGTTACATACATATCTGAGTGAAAATGGTTTTGAACAGAACCCAGCAGACCACTGTGTGTACACGAGAGAAAAAGATAATGAGAAGGTTATTTTGCTAGTATGGGTGGATGATCTCATAATAGCAGCTAGTAGCGAGAATGTACTAAACAGTGTAAAAGGGATGCTTGCAGACAGGTTTAAAATGAAAGACCTTGGTAAGTTAAACCATTTTTTAGGGATAGATTTTAACCAGACAGAGGGCCAGGTAAAAATGTCACAGAAGAGATATGTGAACAAGATACTGGACAGATTCGAAATGCATAATTGCAGGCCCAGAGAGACTCCTTGTGAGCCAAAGCTTGAGTATTCAGAGCATGCTCAGAAAATGAAAGACCCAAAGAAATATAGGGAAGCTGTGGGAAGTTTAATTTACCTGTCCACATGCACTCGACCAGATCTAAGTTATGTGGTCAGTAAACTATCCCAGCACTTTGCTGATCCAACAGAGGAACACTGGAGCACAGTTAAACATGTGTTCAGATATCTCGAAAACACCACAGAACAGGAGTTACGTTTTAAAAGAAGTGAGACACTAGGTCTAAGAGTGTACTGTGATGCGGATTGGGCATCAGATGTAACAGACAGGCATAGTACAACAGGATTTTGTGTCAACATGAGTGAGAGGAGCGCTCTCATCtcttggaaaacaagaaaacaatcaaCTGTGGCTTTGTCTACATGCGAACCAGAGTATATGTCCTTAGCATCAGCTATACAGGAATGTATCTACTTAGAACAGCTGCTGAGAGGCATAGACAAATACGAGTATGCACAAACTAAAGTGTACGAAGACAATCAAGGTACTATTGCACTAGCCAGAAACCCAGTAAGCAGGCAAAGATGCAAACATATAGATATAAAGTACCACTTCATCAgagaacatgtaaaaagtggGAAGATAATCTTAGACTACTGTCCTACTGAGCAAATGGTTGCTGACGTGTTAACTAAACCAGCTACTAAACTTAAACTAAGAAGGTTTGCTCAGGACATGTTTGGTACTTAAATGTGCATAGTGTATatgtgttattgttttatttggccCAAAAAGGCAAACTGTGTTATTGTTTAGTTTTTCTAGATAACACAGTGAGTTAAGTACGAGTGGGTGTGTTAAGTATTACTGTTTAAGTCCGTGCTTCGACTCACTGTGTGTATTAAGGTACCAATTCTGtttacctttttgtttgttataTACGGTAATGACGTCACTACATTGATGCTACCGGGGAAGAAAGTCCTGTGACAACGGATATGCGGGTTGTTGTATGGGATTGACTGACGGAGAAGTTGTTGCGTTTAGCGCCAGTGTGCTTGTAAAATAAATACGCTGTGTTTTCAGCAGACAAAGGAACGACGCATCGtcctacttttctccaccacgcAGAGACCGGAAAAATTCACCgctgcacaccatttatttggtgaagaaaaatgaacaccccctttttcactttacaggcagcattcagaaaaggtgctcagcttgtcgagaaaatgcgatttaagcaataaaattaaaaatgcttataaaacataaaccaaacgttgtaggtggtcatttcttcatgagcagtgataaactcggcactctgaagcacccgagagctttctatgccaacctaaccagagtgacgggagcggcaccattcagaaaaagtgctcagatcgtcgagaaaatgcgatttaagcaataaaattaaaactgcttataaaacattaaccaaacattgcaggcggtcatttcttcatgcgcagtgataaactcggcactctgaagcacccgagagcgctttttctatgccaacctaactagagtgacgggagcggcaccattcagaaaaagtgctcagctcttcgagaaaatgcgatttaagcaatacaattcaaAATGCTTGTCCGAAAGTCTATTGATCCAGTCTATTGATCCGACACCGACTTTTCCGAGGTGCACTTGAACGCCTCCTCAGAAAGCGGGACACTTATGAGAACGCTGCACGCTCCTTTCCTGGTCTCGCGCTTAGGGAGGAAAACAAACTTACGAACCCCTTTTTCccgtgacatttgtgtgcgtttatgaaacCCCAGGTGAGTTATGCAGACTGGCCTGTACACTTGGGGGAGCGAACATATctttgtttacttcctgttGCTGGTACGAGCGGATATAACTTGTATAGGATAAGTGCGTGGTTAGTGGCTTCGCACGGGGTGCCGCCATGTTGTCTGCGTACTATCGTCATATGTTTGTCAAACGTGTGCCTATAGCGTTAGAAATGTATTACTGTGTTTAGTTCAGTTGTGTACTATACGTTGTTATTACCGACACGGAGTGCCGTTGGCCAGCAGTGCACGTCTTAAAGCGGCAGTAACGCACTTATTGAATGTTCATTAAGGGTGGTAGCAGTAGTAAAGTTTATTGCCCTGTATATCAGTTGTTATTGCTTGCATTGTGCTATTGTAGTGAAGATACCCTACATAGCTGTTTATGCATATGTCTATTAGATGATGTAATTTGACTGTCATAATCTAATTACattatttctctttgttttccttctgtatagacatatacaaacacacatatacaacacacgcatacacacacacatatacacacatgtatacacacacacacacacacaagtacacactcaaacccactaacctacactcctggaaacctgtatactcactgctgttgagaataaagttgatgcaagattctctaaccggactcgtccatagtgctccatccctaaccactaatccacatctttacatggtccttcgagccggattagGGTTCCCCCGACACTTTGGAATCAACAACTGATAGTCAGCAGCGGGAGTCATCGGCCCGACCCAAGAGAGATCCTCGTCCACCTGCACATTTAGACCCATATGAAGTCACTCTTTTGCCCTCTCAACAACCTGTAGCCCAAGCCTCCTCTACACCTGTAGGACAACAAGGCCAGGTTCTGTCAACCAGAGCAAGGAGTTTGACAAGTTACCGGTCAGCTGCACATTCACGACGATCCTCTCAGATGTCAAACGGTCTTAGTCTGCTTCAAAGCACATCAGATATACAAGCAGCTGCATTAGAAGAGGAGATAAGATAAAGGGTTTGGAGCTTGCAGACCTACAACAGGAAATAGAAGAGGAAAGAAACGCTGACTTGGAGGCTGCAGCATTGGATGCCCAAGCCAGGGAAGGACAACGGCTACAAGAAGAGGCACATTTGGCTAAAGAGAGACTAGCTAAAGAGATGGGGAGACGCAGGCGCTTGAAGAAGTTGGAGAAAGAGGTACAAATTGCCAGTCTTGTGAAGACCTACCTATCAGAGACGAACGATGATGCCTTGTCCACTTCATCAGCTCCCGCTACATTCTCCAAGCCGTCCCTGCGATCACAGCCACCGCGGGTGCCCTCCGTTCTCACCCAGCATCCACCTGTACAACCGCCACCTCCAGCGCCCGTTCAAATACCACCTCCAGCTACTGTCCCTGGACAGATAGTAGCACCACCCGCTAATCTCATCACAAGTGCCCAAGCTAGTGTTCCTGTCAGCGCACCACCCATTGCAGCAACAGTAGCTGCATTTCCACCTGGACGCCAATCCTCGCCCGTCCTCCCCACGGTGACAAGCCATGCAGTTGGAACGCTACAGATTACAAGTCTCCCATCTCAATATCCAGGTGTTTCCGCTACCAGTACAAGCTTCACAACACCACCATTGGCAACTTCAGTGATGCCACCACCTCCTACAATGCCATTTGCTCAACCCATTACATCAACTGCAACACCCGTCCCCGCTGCACCGCCTTGGACCTACCCAGGCATAGAGACCTTGATTGCTACATCCTATGGCATTCCCAAACCAACACTTCCCTTCTTTGAGAGTGGTAAAGAAAGCGACTTTGCACTTTTGAGGATGGCACTCGACAACTTGATGAACAGTCACACTCATCTCAGCGAACACTATAAATATCAAGTGCTCCTGGGTCAGCTCAAGCTCCCGAGTGCTCTGCAGTTGGCCAAATCATACATGTATGACCCGGCACCATACACAGCAGCAGTGGGAGCTCTGCAAGACAAATACGGACAACCGAGACAACTGGTCCAAAGTGAATTAGGGGCAATACTCAACTCCCCAGCCATCAAATTTGGAGAGGCTGATGCATTCGACTCCTTTGCCCTCTCTGTCCAGTCACTGGTCGGTATGCTGCGCACGCTAGAGGGGCCTGTAGGTTACGAGCTCCGGTGCggttcccatgttgaccgcctgTTAAGCAAACTGTCTCCATCCCAAAGAGATGGATTTGTGGAATATTGCCTCGTTCGCGGCATCCTGCAGCCCGGTTCAGAGCTCACCTACTCCCTGCCTGACTTTGCCGCATGGCTCCAGATGAAGGCTCAAGCAAAGCGTCTGGCCAGTCGAGCTACCCTTCTCTATAACTCTACCGGGCCTTCTCCACATAAGAGAGAACAGTTTCGTTCAAAGCCCAGAGACAAGACCGCATCAGTCTTCCTCTGTACAAGGGAGACAGCCACCAAAGAGACCCCTCAGCCGAAGCCTCAAGCCTTCAAACTCAGCACTTATTGCCCATTCTGTAACAATAAGGAGCACTATCTCAACTCATGTCTCGACTTCAAGAAACTGTCCTCTGCTGAGATTAAGAAGTGGATCCAGGAAGGGGACCGATGTTGGAGGTGCGGCCGGGCACACAAAGCTACAGCCTGCACGCTTAAACGGCCGTGTAAGACATGCAAAGAGAAACACCTTACAGTTCTGCATGATGCCATCCAAGAGTCTTCGCAGACAGTGCTGCTGGTTAGTAATCCAACACCCACTATCTACATCGAACAGCCCAGAAGCCCTCAAAGAGTGCTACTGAAAGTTGTCAAAGTGCTTCTACATCATGGCGATCGCGTCCTTGAGACATTTGCAGTGCTTGATGATGGTTCAGAGAGAACGATTATCCTCCCTCAAGCTGTAGAACAACTACAACTCTCACAGCACCCAGAGACGCTACATCTTAGGACCGTCCAGCAAGAGGTGAAGGAGCTGAAAGGTTCCTGCGTCAGCGTTCATGTATCCCCTGTCTTCAAGCCAAACCAGAAGTTTTGCATTCGACATGCGTTCACCGCAGATAGTCTTAGCTTGTCTGAGCACACGTACCCAGTAGGAGCTCTCCAGAAGCGCTATGAGCATCTCAAAGGACTTCCCTTGACGCCTATTCACAGAGCACAACCTCTACTCCTCATCGGCTCAGATATGGCCCATCTGCTCTCACCAACACACCCCGTCCGATCAGGCCCATCTGGCAGTCCCATGGCAGTCTGTACAAGGCTCGGTTGGTCCTTGCAAGGTCCGTCAGACATCATTCCAGTTGCTTCTCACCAGCCTTACTGTTTTCACATCGCCACTGAACCACCATATACAGAACTTATCAGGAATGTGGAACGCCTTTGGCATATCAATACAGTTCCCTATCTCAGTGAGAAGACTGCAACCCGTTCTAAGCAAGACCAGCAGGCTCTCACCCTCCTACAGACAGCCTCCGAATGCGTATCTATTGACGGTACCCAGCGCTATGCTACTCCACTGTTGAGGCGTCAGCCAGCCATCCCACTTTGTGCTTCGCCAGCTGCTGTGATGCCCAACCTACGTGGCACTGAACGCCGGCTAGCCAAGGACACAGCTCGAGCAGCTTCATACTGTACGGAGATGGACAAACTACTTCAGGCCGGCTACGTTTCAGAGAACTCTACGAAAGAGGCCGAAACTGTCACCGAATCGTGGTATGTACCACACCATATGGTGCACCACAATGGAAAGGACAGAGTTGTCTTCAATTGTTCCTTCTCCTTCAATGGCCTCTTATTGAATGACCAACTCCTCCCGGGACCGACGCTTGGTCCAACCATGATTGGTGTCCTGATGCGGTTTCGATGTCATGCTGTTGCCATCAGTGGAGATATCAAGTCAATGTTCCATCAGATCCGCTTAATGCCAAAAGACAAACCTCTCCTACGTTTCCTGTGGCGGGACATGCAAAGAACGTCTGAACCACGGATATACCAATGGGAGGTGTTACCATTTGGTACAACGTGTAGCCCCTGTTGCGCCGTCTTCGCCCTGCAGCAGCACGTCAGAGACCATGAACCTCCAGATTCCCCCCTCACGCACGTGATCGAGCAGTCCTTCTATGTCGACAATTGCCTTCACAGTGTAAGTAAACCAGAAGATGCCAAGGCTTTGGTCGATGACTTGCGAGCACTTCTGAGAAAGGGAGGTTTCGAGATCAGACAATGGGCCAGTAATGTGCCTGAAGTTGTCGCACACCTACCCCCTGAAGCACAATCGACTAGCAGTGAGCTATGGCTGTCCAAGGCCAGTGACAACCTTCAAGAACCCACACTTGGACTGTGCTGGGATTGTTTGAGCGACACGTTGAGTTATAAGCATCGCTCTAACGAGCCTCCAGCTGCCACTCTATGTAACGTCTACAGCGTCCTTGCCAAGCTTTACGACCCATTGGGCTACATTGTGCCATTTACCACAAGATGTAAAGTGCTTGTCCAGGACATGTGGAAGGCTAACATTGGCTGGGATGACAAGATTCAACCATCTGAACTTCTCGGAAAATGGTTGAGTTGGGTGCAGGAAATTCCTACTCTGCAGCAACTCAAGTTACCTCGTCCCTATTCACCAGCCAGTGAAAATACCGTCAATGCAGCCCGTCATATTCACATCTTCTGTGATGCATCAGAGCGCGCCTACGGATCAGTAGCTTACATGCAAATAACGGATGACAGACAACAAGTCTTCGTTTCCTTTGTGTTTGCCAGATCGAGAGTAGCGCCGCGTAAGCAGCTGTCCATCCCGCGTCTCGAACTCAGCGCCGCACTTACAGGGGCACAGCTGGCAAAAGTGATCGAGACTGAGCTCACAGTAACGCCTGAGCACATCACTCTTTGGTCTGACTCCACAACAGTGCTCCACTGGATTAAATCAAAATCCTGCCGCTAC
This region includes:
- the LOC133160169 gene encoding uncharacterized protein LOC133160169, which translates into the protein MGRRRRLKKLEKEVQIASLVKTYLSETNDDALSTSSAPATFSKPSLRSQPPRVPSVLTQHPPVQPPPPAPVQIPPPATVPGQIVAPPANLITSAQASVPVSAPPIAATVAAFPPGRQSSPVLPTVTSHAVGTLQITSLPSQYPGVSATSTSFTTPPLATSVMPPPPTMPFAQPITSTATPVPAAPPWTYPGIETLIATSYGIPKPTLPFFESGKESDFALLRMALDNLMNSHTHLSEHYKYQVLLGQLKLPSALQLAKSYMYDPAPYTAAVGALQDKYGQPRQLVQSELGAILNSPAIKFGEADAFDSFALSVQSLVGMLRTLEGPVGYELRCGSHVDRLLSKLSPSQRDGFVEYCLVRGILQPGSELTYSLPDFAAWLQMKAQAKRLASRATLLYNSTGPSPHKREQFRSKPRDKTASVFLCTRETATKETPQPKPQAFKLSTYCPFCNNKEHYLNSCLDFKKLSSAEIKKWIQEGDRCWRCGRAHKATACTLKRPCKTCKEKHLTVLHDAIQESSQTVLLVSNPTPTIYIEQPRSPQRVLLKVVKVLLHHGDRVLETFAVLDDGSERTIILPQAVEQLQLSQHPETLHLRTVQQEVKELKGSCVSVHVSPVFKPNQKFCIRHAFTADSLSLSEHTYPVGALQKRYEHLKGLPLTPIHRAQPLLLIGSDMAHLLSPTHPVRSGPSGSPMAVCTRLGWSLQGPSDIIPVASHQPYCFHIATEPPYTELIRNVERLWHINTVPYLSEKTATRSKQDQQALTLLQTASECVSIDGTQRYATPLLRRQPAIPLCASPAAVMPNLRGTERRLAKDTARAASYCTEMDKLLQAGYVSENSTKEAETVTESWYVPHHMVHHNGKDRVVFNCSFSFNGLLLNDQLLPGPTLGPTMIGVLMRFRCHAVAISGDIKSMFHQIRLMPKDKPLLRFLWRDMQRTSEPRIYQWEVLPFGTTCSPCCAVFALQQHVRDHEPPDSPLTHVIEQSFYVDNCLHSVSKPEDAKALVDDLRALLRKGGFEIRQWASNVPEVVAHLPPEAQSTSSELWLSKASDNLQEPTLGLCWDCLSDTLSYKHRSNEPPAATLCNVYSVLAKLYDPLGYIVPFTTRCKVLVQDMWKANIGWDDKIQPSELLGKWLSWVQEIPTLQQLKLPRPYSPASENTVNAARHIHIFCDASERAYGSVAYMQITDDRQQVFVSFVFARSRVAPRKQLSIPRLELSAALTGAQLAKVIETELTVTPEHITLWSDSTTVLHWIKSKSCRYKVFVGTRVAEIQNLTSPSQWRYVGSLHNPADDITRGLTLKEMVQDHHWNKGPHFLLLPEREWPIMPSSEAEADTTELRKSAFVGAVSSALPTQHPDLSKFSTWQELLQETASSLHGAANTNTTAKCSATDFLQAEKLMLQKAQEDCFAEELRALKVGRALPVNRHLISLSPEYDKTTELLRVGGRLRHAEGLDLDTIHPVIMDPSHHVTKLIIKNADDSLLHPGPERVLAELRRRFWIIRGREAIRKHQYSCLECRQWRAKPDVPKMADYPPARLRLYKPPFYSTGVDCFRPFQVRIGRRTEERWGIVYKCMTTRSVHLDLLESLDTDAFLLSLRRFISRRGRSFELLMDNGTNFVGGERELREAVVAMAPELKDQLAEQQISFRFNPPSAPHFGGTWEREVRSIKSALRVVLRDQTVPESVLMTTLVEVEGILNAKPLGYLSSDASDPDPVTPNLLLMGRHDSSLPQDVYDPSDLGRRRWRHSQFIADRFWASFISHYLPGLQEHSKWRKDGEALSIGDVVLIVDPQLPRASWPVGRITLTHPGADGRIRTATVQVKDRIYVRPVARLILLPAVDDKDEGGTTK